The following is a genomic window from Pseudopipra pipra isolate bDixPip1 chromosome 2, bDixPip1.hap1, whole genome shotgun sequence.
GCCTGTTAATGCCCACGTTTGGATCTTCAAATTTTCCACTGTGTACTTTTTGTCTGGAGAAAACCTTGGACTAGAGATAAGGCCATAtccaaaaatgtatttctagCAGCTCCTGCTTCCAGTCAGCCTGTCTGGGCTTGAGGCTGAATCAAGACCATGAAGTGCCTGCTGTTTCTCGCCTTTGTTGGGGCGGCTGGTGAGtatattttttacttctatttCTGTAATGTAAAAGGAAGCTGATTTCTGAGCAAAATGGCAAGGTAGCCTGTTGTGGGAAAGCCACACCTCGTTTCAACTTGCAGAAGTTTCAAGGCAGAGTCCTGCAACTTCTGTCTTCTGTTCGCAATTGCTTGTGTCAAAACATGAGGAATGAACACCTTCATAGGagttcctgacccagcaacacagGAATGTGTCCATAGCTCAAGGAAAAGACTCCCTCTCTCTTAAGAAACACACAGATAACAGTTCTGGCCCAGGAAGCCCTAAAGCAGCTGTAAAATTTTAGACTCTAGGTGGGCGCTTGCTCCAAGGAAATGGCGCCGCGGACTTGTTTTGTACTTTTGTGTTCAGTCCACTCTTGACCATTTCTGCAGACAGGATCCTGGGGAAGACACACCTTTCCTCCGATCCATCAAGCAAATTTCTATGTTCTTCTGTTCACTCAGGGAGTAGCTGGACATGCTTTAGTTGTGGACTTGGGAGACACCAGACTAAGCCTGATCACCTTATTGGAGGGTGCCACAAGTGAATGTCCATTGCACTTGCTCACCACTGCTACCCTGAGTTTTATAGAAGCGCAACCTCCAAGTGGGGTGCACAAGGTACCTTAGGCCAGGTGTTGACATGTGGCACTTCTTATCTCCCAGTTGCCTTCCCCACCATCGCTGAGGATGATGACGACAAGATCGTGGGAGGCTACACCTGTGCAGAGAACTCTGTTCCCTATCAGGTGTCCCTGAATTCCGGATATCACTTCTGTGGAGGTTCCCTCATCAGCAGCCAGTGGGTCCTGTCAGCTGCTCACTGCTACAAATAGTGAGTGGAAAAATTTACGTTCTTCTCCAGCTGacttctgtcttccagctcacTTCTAGCAGGAATTCAGAGTTATGAGATACAAATAGGGAAGTGGCTCTGTTCTGACCTGAGACAGCCAAGGGATGGGTGGCTCATTCAGGAAGGTGGGCTGAGGCACccaaaagggttttttccttctgcaaatgTTTCTGTCAACGCAGAGCACTTTCTGAAATGACAATGGAATAATCGAGAAACAAGTTATGGGCTATGATTTCTTGTCCATTCCATGAATCCAGCTAAAGCAGGGTCACTGCAGAACAGGAAGAGGAATGAGGTCCGGTTGATGGCGGTTTGCCTTTTTCCAGAATGTTTCTATAAATCACTGCAATATATTCCACTGCCATCTCTACATAACCCTACAGAAATCCACCACCCCTACTGGGAGTGGGTAAAGATCTCAGTGTGGATTCCCTCGGCTTATGCAGGACAAGAAAGAGAACCCACCCAAAAGAGCTACTGGGGCAGCGATGTTGAAGCAAGGGCATCAAGTGACAGAGAGGTTTCTCTTAAGTTGTACAAGGGTAGCAGAAAAGTACATGCCGTGCCTTCTCTTTTTTGCAGTCGCATCCAAGTGCAGCTTGGGAAAACTAACCTGGCCCTGACAGAATCAACACAGCAGTTTGTTAACTCGGCTAAAGTCATCCGCCACTCTGGCTACAGTGCCTATACCCTGAACAATGACATCATGCTCATCAAGCTTGccaccccagcccagctcagcaagGCTATCCAAACGGTTCCTCTGCCCACCAGCTGTGTGGCCGCCGGCACCACTTGCCTGATCTCCGGCTGGGGCAACACACTCAGCAGTGGCAGTGAGTACTCTGTGGGAATGTGCAGCCCCCTGGGAGCCTGCCAGACTCTCAAAGACCTCACCATTAATTCCAAACAGGGCAGGTAAAGCACAGAGAAGTGCTGTGCAACAGGGCTTTTGGAGTGATGGGTCAGGGAAGGACAGTAACTGTTTGAATGCAGTGATGCAAGCCTTTGCAAGGTCCTTCCTCTCATTCTGTGCTATGAACACGGGATCACTGAAGCCACCCATGCACTGTTTACCAGCATGTTCACAGAGCCATTAATTTTGTGGCCCGGTGCTCTCAGCTGTGCCATGCCAAGCACTAGCAACGTAACGATTGTCAACAGAGTTGTCAGTTCTCTGAGAACAAGGACAATTCCTCCTAGACACCTTCTCTCTCTTCCACTGGTGGATAGTGACTGATATCTAATCCACTGATGACATCTAAACCTGCACCAGAGGAGAGGATTGTCGTCCTGAGACTTAGCCGGCTTCCAGCATATGTGCCACAGGAGTGGCTCCACACTTGCCAGCTGATGATTTTCTAGGTACCAGAGAAATTAAGGTGGCTGCAGTGTAGAATGGTGGGCCCATGGGTAGAGTCTGTTCCATCTAAACAGAAGGAATCCATGCTGGGGTTACTGTTCAGATGAAGAGGGACAACTGCTGGAATAGGATGTCCAGTGACTACTTGCCTGTTAAAAAAGAACTTCTCTGGGCCATGAAAGGAACTCAGCAATGTCATCAACCATCTCTCCTTGTTTTCTTGTAGGTAACTATCCAGATGAGCTGCAGTGCCTGCAGGCTCCGGTGCTGTCTGCCACTGACTGCCAGAACGCCTACCCTGGTCAGATTACAAGCAACATGATGTGTGTAGGATTcctggagggaggaaaagattcctgccaggtaaatcctctgcctctcctgtcccatttgcttctctcctgccttttcccagACAAAGAGGCCTTCATGTCACACAATCAGCTCtactccctgccctggcacatcTGAATTTTTGAATGACAGCAGAGGTTTAGGGCACACATATCCTAAGCATCTGACAAGGACGACATCCAGCAAAACCAGGCAGCTTCTTCATCCTTAGCTGTGGTGCCCTTGGAGCTCAAGTCAGGCATGCTAGCATCAGGGGGAGAGTGCTCATCAGAAATGTAGAACTACCTTCTACCTTTGCAGAATTTCTGTCTAGAGTAAGCCTGACAGAGGTTCCTtaaatgtcagggatttcacGGATCTCTGGCTCATTGCTCAGGCTGATGCCATTGGCTGACTATCCATATCCTTTGTGTGCACAGGGAGATTCCGGCGGTCCCGTGGTCTGCAATGGAGAGCTCCAGGGCATTGTTTCCTGGGGCATTGGATGTGCCCAGAAAGGCTACCCTGGAGTTTACACCAAGGTTTGCAATTACGTCTCCTGGATCCAATCCACTATAGCCGCCAACTGAGACCCTCTCACTCAATGTGACCTGATTTTTCTCATcatcctttcctctcttttgggTCTGGACAAACAAACaccatgaaaaattaataaagactTTCAGGCACCCCTACTTTGTGCACTGTTTCTCTGGGAACTTCCCTCGGCTGCAATAAGGAGGACAGAGGCAGTGAACGTCACTCTGGGCAAAGTAGTTAATAGTTGTAGTGCCTCTCAAGTGGTAGCATCTTGGAACACTTTGCAGACACATCTTTAAGCTTAGTCAGTTACTTGTAGGCATTTCTGGAGCAGAACatcttttctgtccttttgaaaaagaaaaggaagagccCATAGTCCCACAGCTCTTGAAGTCATTCTGAAATTCATCCTCCAACtctgcctttttccttccttccactgAAAACCCAACGAGCTGCAGCATGGCATCCTTTCTTTGAGCCTGCTTATaccagggcagggaggaatgggagagggaagagagtgGTGTTTTGTGAGGAGGTCAGCAGGAGGCAGGGCATTGAAGCAGAGACTTTGGATCTCCCATGTGGAAGAGCTGGTCCTTGCCAGGAGACTGATTGGGTTGTCTCATTCTGTGCTTGCAGAGCCCCAGAACGAGGCCTTGCCATCCCACATCacaagaaggaaagaagttcaggagagaggaagatgggaagtgaggagggaaggcaggaaagcAGCAAGAGGGAGGGAGTTAAGGTCaggagggaaggcagaagacatgccagaaaaggaggaaggcaaggaaaaaggcaggggagaaagaaggaaaaaaggcagaaatctAGGAAAGAAGGAAAGCTAAAAGCAAGACCGGAAAGGAAGactgcaggagggcaggaagAAAGGCTCAGGGAGTGATGCTAGCCATGAGtttctgctgcagcctggggctCTTTCCCTACAGTCCCATGCTCTGTCCCCACACACTGTGAAGACTTGGCCTACATCACATACATCAGAGTGTTCAGGTCACAGGGTTGTGGTATGACTTGGGGACCCTGGTTCACAGCAACGTGCGCATTCCCTGGAGACCAGTGGGACCAGGGGACAAGTCGGCCTTGTCCTTCCAgctggggggaaggaaaaggctgTGTGAACTCTTCCACATTGTGCTTCCCCAGGAATTTGTGTAGTAGactgaaaagaagaagaaatggatGAGGATGAAGGAAATAGGAGGGGAACAGGTGTgagaagacagagaagaaaggttGGCAGGACAGACAGAAACACATTCAGGGAAAAGCATGAGAAGCAGTCTGTGAATGACAGAGAAATAAGGTGAGGCAGGGAATACAAGAAGAAAGGAGAGTCAAAAAGTGATTCAGAgatgggaaggaagaggaaagaagttAGAGACCTCATGGAAGACAGAGAGACAATACCAATCTTTTCCTAAAGAGCTGGATGGCAAGTGAAGAAAATGGGTTACTGTCAAATACAGGGCTCCCTGTGCACTAATGCCAGATCCCTGTTTGCACGCAAAGGTTTGTGCTATGCTGCTCCAGCTTTTGAGTCACTGTGAATctttttcagcacagaaatatGTGCCTGAGTCATTGAGTAGGGCATGATCTATCTTCATAGATAAACGTTTGTTCTTAGTCCCATTACTCTGGATGTGATTTAAGAATTCCTTCTCAATATCTGCTTTGCTACCTTCCACTGAGTATACAACCAACTGCAGAGAGGCATCCTTCCCTGTGGGCAACTTGTACCAGTACATGGAACTGACTCCACTCAACATTCCGGAGCAGTTCAGAATCACAGGGTCTCCCACTTGGATGACAGTATCTGGTGATTGCTGAACAGCCCCAcctggaaagagaagggaagaaatgtgGGAAGTGAAATGCCTTGAAGAGGACACAAAAATACATCCTTGAAGAATGTCATGGGATGCAATGGCATCTGGGTGTAAGAAAGCTGTGAGACAGTGTCCTGTTTCTCTGAGAAAgacacataggagaaaacaaactAACAATCAAACAAACCCGTTTCAAAACCAAATGtaaatctgttttgaaaaataatggcTTCAGGACTCTCAGTTGAAGCATTAAAATGGGACAGAAAAAACCAAATTTGTGGGCCTACAGAGTTTTCCGATTTAGGAGGTAGAGGAAAAGTTCGCCTTGTTCATTGTCCATCCTCCCCCTGGACACCTTGGTGAAAGGACACTGCCAGCAACTGGGCACACcgctgaagcagcagcagtggctccAGTGCAGATGTTCAAGAGGAAGGGAAGCTCACTTACCCAGAGGAGCCAGGATGGCCACAAGGAACCAGTGGAAATCCATTGAAAAAGGCCACCTCCTTCCAGCAACCTGCCCCTGGTgacagcacagacacagagctgtgtacagaggaaaggctgagaggaAGAGATACATGTGTTTGTGGGTGGGCAGGGGAGTGGGAGGGAGTCAGAAGTGTGAGAAGGCAGTTGTCTGCCTGGGAACAGTGGGAATGACACCTGCACGCAGTCCTGAGGTGCATGTACTCTGCTCCACTGActtcctgctctgtgtgtgtgtgtgtgtgtgtgtgtgtgtgcgcatgAGTAGGTGGAGTTAAGTGTTATCACAGGAGCATGATGGGGCTGTGTGGCAGCCTGAGTGTGGTCATGGCACAGGGATGCACAAAGAGGCACCAAatgaagggaagagaaagggacCTCAGGAATGCATGTTTGTGTCTGTGCCCACAGCTTTTCTCCTCTCtagacacgctcagacacacagACTCCCAAGCCGGCAAGCTGCAGAGTGGAATCTTTGCTGATCCCAGTCAGGCCTGACATGTTGCCCAGGTATGGAAAAAGTGCTGACCTGTCATCCTGGTGTCTGTTGTTGCATGACAGAGAGTAGTTCTTTAACTGTTCTTCTCTTACTCCAAAGGGGGATCTCCAGGAGAGAAAATGCTGTCTTTGGCTCTGCCCTGGGACTACCTCTTGAGAGACTGCACCCCAGAGAGATTTCTGAAGAGAAGGGTGTGCCCCAGGGGATATGCTGGTACAGTCTTTCCTTCTCCATGCCAGAGAAGAATTGATGCTCTCCTGCACTCCTTATCCAACAGGACAAGAACGGACAAAGCTGGAGAAAATAATGTCTTCTTCTTGACACAGAGCCTTGTTCACCATCCCAAGGCAGTGGGAAATCACTGCCAGCAGGAAGAGAGGCTGATAGTTTGTGTACACTGGGTTGGTGTACAGAGGTCTGACCGAGACTCTGCATATCCATGCTGTGCTGCCGGCCAGCAATGCTGGGCAGTGTAAGTTTTTCATGgacttttcagtgaagaagttcCCCTGTGCCCTTTCAGCTGAAGGGACCAGCAATGCCTCCAGCTCCCAACCCCACTGTTGCAGGTCTAAGTATGTCCCATTGCATTCATTTCCACCAGCTGCCTACAGAAGATTTAGGAAAGATCCCAGATTCCtccaaagaaagaaagggagaaaagaacaAAGGGGGTGGGCTACATTATGCAGGCAGCCGGAAGGAACCGCACACCCTTGCAACACCCCCAGCACTTCAGTTGAGAGGAGACTCGACTGGCTTTGTACGTGGAAAGGGACTCCATTTCCCATGGGATTCCCTGAGGAGTGCAGGTGACAGGGCAGAGCATAGGGAGCCTTGCAGAGCACATGGTATTCAAGGAGTTAGGGATCTCAAACAGACATGTCTGCTCTGTTGGGCCTTGTATTTAGGTCTCAAGAAGCCTGTATGTTAGCATGGGAATCTGCAGTGTGGGAACCTTCTGGAATGCCTGCTGCTGGCCTGTGCCGCACACTGGTGCATGTTATGTATGACAGaaaggatcacagaatcacagaatgggtaaggttgggAAGGACCACAGTGGGTGAATCAggtcccaccctccctgctcaggcagggtctTCCTCGGAGCACGTTGAACCGGATTTTGTCCAGGTGGTTCCTGAATATCTCCagggagggagactccacaaacTCTTTGGGCAACCGGTTGTAGTGCTCGGTCACCCTCACaacaaagaagttcttcctcgtgGTCAGGTGGAACTTCCAGGGCATCAGTTTCCACCCATTGCCTCTCATCCTATCACTcagcaccacagagaagagcctgactccatcctcttgacaccctcccttcagatacttatatcTCTGGAGGAGGTCCTCTCTCAGTTGCCTCTACTCTACTTGAGGGCAGTCTGGCCCAGTTTCCCGAGCCTTTCCTCATGAGAGACAGGCTCCAGccctttaattgtcttcagatccctccactggacctgctccaggagctccatgtctcccttgtactgaggagcccagaactggacacagccctcCAGATGTGCCTCATCAGGGCTgaggagaggggcaggatcacctccctcaacctgctggcaatgcacTTCCTCATtcaccccaggataccattggcctgCTTGGCCACGAGGACACACTGCTGcctcatggacagcttgttgtccaccaggacccctaggtccttctccacagagctgctttccagcacatCGGCCCTCAGGCTGTACTGGGAAGTAACTTGGAGTTATTtgtccccaggtgcaggaccctgcatttgcctttgttcaGTTTCAGATGGTTCCTccctgcccatctctccaacttgtcaaggtccttctgaagggctgcacagcactccAGTGTCTCAGCCActtctcccagctttgtgtcatcaacCAACTTGATGAGGAGACTCTCCACCTGTTCATCCAAGTCATGGATGAATAGAACACTCTGTCCTGTTGGAAAATTTCAGTTAGCTGCACAGCTTGCTAAGACAGTCTTTGGGAAAGGTAAACGGTGTGTGGATCAAGGGGTGGAAGGCATTGATCCTGACCCAGAGAGCACTGTACATGGAGGAGTTAGTGATGCACATAACAGTTAATGGGAGTAGGCCCaggcctgtgctgtgctgcacacaAACCACAAACCTTGGCTACA
Proteins encoded in this region:
- the LOC135409348 gene encoding trypsin I-P1-like, with the protein product MKCLLFLAFVGAAVAFPTIAEDDDDKIVGGYTCAENSVPYQVSLNSGYHFCGGSLISSQWVLSAAHCYKYRIQVQLGKTNLALTESTQQFVNSAKVIRHSGYSAYTLNNDIMLIKLATPAQLSKAIQTVPLPTSCVAAGTTCLISGWGNTLSSGSNYPDELQCLQAPVLSATDCQNAYPGQITSNMMCVGFLEGGKDSCQGDSGGPVVCNGELQGIVSWGIGCAQKGYPGVYTKVCNYVSWIQSTIAAN